The Prevotella melaninogenica nucleotide sequence CCAACCCCTCCAAAGGAGGGGAGTACTGATTTAACAATCAATTTGGTGAAGGGTTTAACGTTCTTGACTAATATACTTTACTACAAAGTTAATAGAATAGCTACTTCCTATTTGCACTCCCCTCCTTTCGGAGGGGTTGGGGGAGGCTATCTTTTACACTGCAACTACTCCCGGAATGTGGGGCAACGGATCGTAACCAATCAGTTCAAAATCTTCATACTTAAAATCAAAGATATCCTTTACATCAGGATTAATCTTCATCTTTGGCAGTGGACGTGGCTCACGAGTAAGCTGGAGTTTAGCCTGCTCGAGGTGGTTTAGATAGAGATGTGTATCACCTGTTGTATGGATAAACTCACCCGCCTCAAGACCTGTAACCTGTGCAATCATTTGCAACAGGAGAGCATATGACGCAATGTTAAAAGGTACACCGAGGAAGCTATCTGCCGAACGCTGATAGAGTTGGAGAGATAGTCTACCATCTGCAACATAGAATTGGAAGAGACAGTGGCAGGGTGGGAGAGCCATATCATCCACCTCAGCAGGGTTCCATGCTGTGACCAACATACGACGTGAGTCAGGATTATGCTTGATCATATCCACCACATTCTTAATCTGATCGATTGTACCTCCCTTGTAATCAGGCCATGAACGCCACTGATGACCATAGACTGGACCCAATTCACCATTCTCATCAGCCCACTCATTCCAAATCCTTACACCATGTTCTTGTAGGTAGCGCACATTCGTATCACCACGTAAGAACCAAAGTAATTCATAAATAATACTCTTCAGATGAAGTTTTTTAGTTGTCAACAGTGGAAAACCATCGCGCAAGTCAAAGCGCATCTGATGCCCAAAAATGGACAAAGTTCCCGTTCCTGTTCTATCACCTTTCTGTGTTCCTTCTGTGAGGATGCGGTTGAGTAGGTTTAAATATTGTTGCATAATTGTTTGTTTATTTCTAAGATATTGTAGGGATATATTGCTTTCAAGTTTTTTATTGTTGAGATTTACATTATAAAAGTACCATAGGTTCCTCTGGTATATGTGTACTCTTTATGCGCCATTCTTGTGGATAAAGATTGTTTGCACGGTTTCCGAGGTTCTTTGCAAAGCCTATTGGATAGCCTTTGTAAGTAAGCAGAACAATACCACGTGGAGCATCAGAAGATAGTACAATAGCCTCATGACGAAGATAAGCGATAGCTGTTTGATAATCAACCTCTACATTAGGATAAGCCGATTTATCAGTTGAAAAGGAGAGTGCTAATGTATGGTCAGGGATAACATTCTTCCCTTTTTGCATTCCTTCTTTTACACCATGCGAGAGAATACGAAGATGTTTACGAGCTTCTGTGATTGCTTTATCAACATCAATAGTTGTCTTATTGATAAGCGCCTCGTTCTCTCCATGCTTACGAATGATAGCCATAAAGATTCCTTCTCCATGTGTCTTACCAGGGATGAAGCGGTAGACGGGGAAATCCCGACCGTCTTTAAGTGGGTTATCAATGAGTGAACCTGTTATATTCCATGTCTCTTCTGTAGGCACAGATAGGAGTTCAGCATCATATTCGTTGAGAATCCAC carries:
- a CDS encoding thymidylate synthase; its protein translation is MQQYLNLLNRILTEGTQKGDRTGTGTLSIFGHQMRFDLRDGFPLLTTKKLHLKSIIYELLWFLRGDTNVRYLQEHGVRIWNEWADENGELGPVYGHQWRSWPDYKGGTIDQIKNVVDMIKHNPDSRRMLVTAWNPAEVDDMALPPCHCLFQFYVADGRLSLQLYQRSADSFLGVPFNIASYALLLQMIAQVTGLEAGEFIHTTGDTHLYLNHLEQAKLQLTREPRPLPKMKINPDVKDIFDFKYEDFELIGYDPLPHIPGVVAV